One segment of Theobroma cacao cultivar B97-61/B2 chromosome 9, Criollo_cocoa_genome_V2, whole genome shotgun sequence DNA contains the following:
- the LOC18587998 gene encoding protein SAWADEE HOMEODOMAIN HOMOLOG 1 isoform X2: MEKFLMESRELLQSKEFCQKIARSFNSSSGRAGKPIVKWTEVQSWFIARQQESTSKVASLTDTSKHKSKIPETCPLNDGHQSTQILKGVVSKVGGKVPDLSELEFEAKSSKDGAWYDVDNFLTHRFLGSGEAEVRVRFVGFGAEEDEWVNVKKAVRERSIPFEHTECDKVKVGDLVLCLQERRDQAIYYDAHIIEIERKMHDIRGCRCLFFIRYEHDGSEERVRLRRLCYIPSQQIR, from the exons ATGGAGAAATTTTTAATGGAATCAAGAGAGCTGTTGCAGAGCAAGGAGTTTTGTCAAAAAATTGCAAGAAGTTTTAA TTCATCGTCAGGTCGTGCTGGCAAACCTATTGTTAAATGGACTGAG GTACAAAGCTGGTTCATAGCTAGGCAGCAAGAAAGCACATCCAAAGTTGCTTCCTTGACAGATACATCCAAACACAAGTCCAAAATCCCTGAAACTTGCCCTCTAAACGATGGACATCAAAGTACACAGATTCTTAAAG gaGTGGTTTCAAAAGTGGGAGGAAAGGTCCCAGATCTATCAGAACTAGAATTCGAGGCAAAGTCATCAAAAGATGGTGCATG GTATGATGTTGATAACTTTCTCACTCACCGATTTCTTGGTTCTGGTGAAGCG GAAGTTCGTGTTAGATTTGTTGGATTTGGGGCTGAGGAGGATGAATGGGTTAATGTAAAGAAGGCAGTACGTGAGCGATCCATTCCGTTTGAACATACGGAATGTGACAAGGTGAAAGTTGGAGATCTTGTATTATGCTTGCAG GAGAGAAGAGACCAAGCAATCTACTATGATGCTCACATCATAGAGATTGAAAGGAAAATGCATGACATAAGAGGTTGCAGGTGTCTCTTTTTTATTCGATATGAACATGATGGCTCTGAG GAGAGAGTTCGCTTGAGGAGACTGTGTTATATTCCGAGCCAACAAATCAGATAG
- the LOC18587998 gene encoding protein SAWADEE HOMEODOMAIN HOMOLOG 1 isoform X1: protein MDRLRPRQRQRPVFSGFTKAEIEKMEKFLMESRELLQSKEFCQKIARSFNSSSGRAGKPIVKWTEVQSWFIARQQESTSKVASLTDTSKHKSKIPETCPLNDGHQSTQILKGVVSKVGGKVPDLSELEFEAKSSKDGAWYDVDNFLTHRFLGSGEAEVRVRFVGFGAEEDEWVNVKKAVRERSIPFEHTECDKVKVGDLVLCLQERRDQAIYYDAHIIEIERKMHDIRGCRCLFFIRYEHDGSEERVRLRRLCYIPSQQIR from the exons ATGGACCGTCTCCGCCCAAGACAGAGACAGAGACCTGTCTTCTCTGGATTTACGAAAGCTGAG ATTGAGAAGATGGAGAAATTTTTAATGGAATCAAGAGAGCTGTTGCAGAGCAAGGAGTTTTGTCAAAAAATTGCAAGAAGTTTTAA TTCATCGTCAGGTCGTGCTGGCAAACCTATTGTTAAATGGACTGAG GTACAAAGCTGGTTCATAGCTAGGCAGCAAGAAAGCACATCCAAAGTTGCTTCCTTGACAGATACATCCAAACACAAGTCCAAAATCCCTGAAACTTGCCCTCTAAACGATGGACATCAAAGTACACAGATTCTTAAAG gaGTGGTTTCAAAAGTGGGAGGAAAGGTCCCAGATCTATCAGAACTAGAATTCGAGGCAAAGTCATCAAAAGATGGTGCATG GTATGATGTTGATAACTTTCTCACTCACCGATTTCTTGGTTCTGGTGAAGCG GAAGTTCGTGTTAGATTTGTTGGATTTGGGGCTGAGGAGGATGAATGGGTTAATGTAAAGAAGGCAGTACGTGAGCGATCCATTCCGTTTGAACATACGGAATGTGACAAGGTGAAAGTTGGAGATCTTGTATTATGCTTGCAG GAGAGAAGAGACCAAGCAATCTACTATGATGCTCACATCATAGAGATTGAAAGGAAAATGCATGACATAAGAGGTTGCAGGTGTCTCTTTTTTATTCGATATGAACATGATGGCTCTGAG GAGAGAGTTCGCTTGAGGAGACTGTGTTATATTCCGAGCCAACAAATCAGATAG
- the LOC18587997 gene encoding uncharacterized protein LOC18587997, with translation MPELRSNARRNRASINPNQNPNPINNILPQPDTNDSKKKSKFTVRTRQGRTAQNRKQKDAIVAAVYENKLNDNDNKHNNIVSGAGLETTPFGRKQDKDIKELRVLREEVAEKKMDEYDSGGRSGDKGPGAEDEGSTAPLPEKVQVGGSPMYRIERKLGKGGFGQVYVGRRIGATGPGALEVALKFEHRSSKGCNYGPPYEWQVYNALGGSHGVPRVHYKGRQGDYYVMVMDMLGPSLWDVWNNNSHTMSIEMVACIAIEAISILEKMHSRGYVHGDVKPENFLLGTPGTPDEKKLFLVDLGLATRWRDSSSGQHVEYDQRPDVFRGTVRYASVHAHLGRTGSRRDDLESLAYTLIFLLRGRLPWQGYQGENKGFLVCKKKMATSPETLCCFCPAPFRQFVEYVVNLKFDEEPNYAKYISLFDGIVGPNPDIRPINTDGAQKLIFQVGHKRGRLTMEEEEDEQPKKKVRMGMPATQWISVYNARRPMKQRYHYNVADVRLPQHIEKGNEDGLFISSVASCSNLWALIMDAGTGFTAQVYDLSPYFLHKEWIMEQWEKNHYISAIAGANNGSSLVVMSKGTQYLQQSYKVSDSFPFKWIHKKWREGFYVTAMATAGSRWAIVMSRGAPFSDQVVELDFLYPSEGIHRRWDSGYRITSTAATWDQAAFVLSIPRRKPADETQETLRTSAFPSTHVKEKWAKNLYIASVCYGRTVS, from the exons ATGCCTGAGCTGCGTAGCAACGCTCGCAGAAATCGGGCCTCTATCAACCCTAACCAGAATCCAAACCCGATTAATAATATTCTCCCCCAACCCGATACCAACGACAGCAAGAAAAAGAGCAAGTTTACTGTACGCACTCGCCAGGGGAGAACCGCACAGAACAGGAAACAGAAGGACGCGATCGTCGCTGCCGTTTATGAGAACAAGCTTAACGACAACGATAACAAACACAATAACATCGTGAGCGGTGCTGGTTTAGAAACGACGCCGTTTGGAAGGAAACAGGACAAGGATATTAAAGAACTTAGGGTTTTGAGAGAAGAGGTTGCCGAGAAGAAGATGGACGAATACGATAGTGGTGGCCGTAGCGGCGATAAAGGGCCCGGCGCTGAAGATGAAGGAAGTACAGCTCCGCTTCCCGAGAAG GTTCAGGTAGGTGGTTCCCCAATGTATAGAATAGAAAGGAAACTGGGGAAAGGAGGCTTTGGACAAGTGTATGTTGGTCGACGAATTGGCGCTACTGGTCCAGGAGCACTTGAG GTAGCTTTAAAATTTGAGCATAGGAGCAGCAAAGGATGTAATTATGGGCCACCATATGAGTGGCAAGTTTACAA TGCACTTGGTGGTAGCCATGGTGTGCCTCGAGTTCATTACAAGGGCCGGCAAGGTGACTACTATGTTATG GTTATGGATATGCTTGGACCTAGCTTATGGGATGTTTGGAATAATAACTCGCACAC GATGTCCATCGAAATGGTTGCATGTATTGCCATCGAGGCCATCTCGATCTTAGAGAAGATGCACTCCAGAGG ATACGTGCATGGGGATGTGAAACCTGAGAACTTCTTGCTTGGTACTCCGGGAACCCCAGATGAGAAAAAACTTTTTCTTGTTGACCTAGGATTAG CGACCAGGTGGCGAGATAGTTCAAGTGGTCAACATGTTGAATATGATCAACGTCCTGATGTTTTCAG GGGAACTGTACGGTATGCTAGTGTTCATGCTCATCTTGGTAGAACTGGGAGCAGGAGAGATGATCTTGAATCTCTGGCTTACACACTCATTTTTCTCCTCCGTGGTCGGTTACCTTGGCAGGGATATCAG GGTGAAAATAAAGGCTTTCTTGTTTGTAAGAAGAAGATGGCAACTTCCCCAGAAACTTTGTGTTGCTTTTGCCCTGCACCTTTCAGACAGTTTGTTGAATATGTGGTGAATTTGAAGTTTGATGAGGAACCGAATTATGCAAAATATATCTCTCTATTTGATGGAATTGTTGGTCCAAATCCAGATATTAGGCCAATAAATACTGATGGTGCTCAGAAG CTTATATTTCAAGTAGGTCATAAGCGAGGACGGTTGACGATGGAGGAGGAAGAGGATGAACAGCCAAAGAAGAAGGTTCGAATGGGAATGCCTGCAACACAATGGATTAGTGTGTACAATGCTCGTAGGCCTATGAAGCAAAG ATATCATTATAATGTGGCAGATGTGAGGCTTCCCCAACACAtagagaaaggaaatgaagaTGGGTTATTTATCAGCAGTGTGGCTTCTTGTTCGAACCTATGGGCTCTTATTATGGATGCTGGCACTGGCTTCACTGCTCAAGTTTATGACCTCTCACCATACTTTCTTCATAAG GAATGGATTATGGAGCAATGGGAAAAGAATCACTACATCAGTGCAATTGCAGGAGCTAATAATGGGAGCTCATTAGTTGTAATGTCTAAGG GGACGCAGTATTTGCAGCAATCTTACAAAGTTAGCGATTCGTTTCCCTTTAAGTGGATCCACAAAAAATGGAGGGAGGGTTTTTATGTGACTGCCATGGCCACTGCCGGAAGCAGATGGGCGATTGTTATGTCGCGTGGTGCTCCATTTTCTGACCAG GTTGTAGAATTAGATTTTCTCTATCCTAGTGAAGGTATTCATCGGAGGTGGGATAGTGGCTACCGCATCACATCAACTGCTGCAACTTGGGATCAAGCTGCTTTTGTTCTTAGTATTCCAAGAAGAAAACCTGCAGATGAAACTCAGGAGACCCTCCGAACTTCTGCGTTTCCTAGCACTCATGTGAAG GAGAAATGGGCGAAGAATCTATATATTGCATCAGTTTGCTATGGTCGAACTGTTTCGTGA
- the LOC18587996 gene encoding lachrymatory-factor synthase has product MAEETQPKWEGRATAELKGSTAEQIWPFLEDFCNIDKFYPNLDKCYRVEGTPGQPGLVRHCATKIGWANEKLLTIDRTNHCLNYEVLENTAGFKNYVATLKVLPTEGGGEPAGCKIEWSFIADPFEGWRLEDLVSHRDYCLQFMAKKMEDAIKAQI; this is encoded by the coding sequence ATGGCCGAAGAAACACAACCAAAATGGGAAGGGAGGGCCACGGCGGAGCTAAAAGGCTCAACAGCAGAGCAGATATGGCCGTTCCTGGAGGATTTCTGCAACATAGACAAGTTCTATCCCAACTTGGATAAATGTTACCGAGTAGAAGGAACTCCAGGGCAGCCTGGCCTGGTCCGTCATTGCGCAACCAAGATTGGATGGGCCAACGAGAAGCTTTTGACCATTGATCGGACCAACCACTGCCTAAATTACGAGGTCCTGGAAAATACTGCTGGGTTTAAGAACTACGTGGCCACTCTCAAAGTCTTGCCGACGGAGGGTGGCGGTGAACCTGCAGGGTGCAAGATCGAGTGGTCTTTTATAGCTGATCCGTTTGAAGGGTGGAGACTGGAAGATTTGGTTTCTCATCGTGATTATTGTCTCCAATTCATGGCAAAGAAAATGGAGGATGCTATCAAGGCTCAAATCTAG
- the LOC18587995 gene encoding uncharacterized protein LOC18587995, producing MEPSPPFIAKKLCNLARLSFFMIRKGFSKSKLVLDDLHFLMKRGKIMGKALNEVVVANHASLSCRSRDVHLSFVSPMEYEFSCSTSPSYQPYVPFHARKRKSRYPYTRSRRRDGMVFGAMGCRDAGDYESPLVVPKGRRVEIRETPFVLKDDDEDHRVDEAAEEFIQSFYKQLRLQKWLAVLEAADQYG from the coding sequence ATGGAACCAAGCCCACCCTTCATTGCTAAGAAGCTTTGCAACTTGGCTCGTCTAAGTTTCTTCATGATACGAAAAGGTTTCTCAAAGAGTAAGCTCGTGCTTGACGATCTCCACTTCTTAATGAAACGTGGGAAGATCATGGGAAAAGCCTTGAACGAAGTCGTGGTCGCCAATCATGCTTCGCTGAGTTGCAGGTCACGTGACGTGCACCTGTCCTTCGTATCCCCTATGGAGTACGAGTTCAGCTGCAGCACCAGCCCCTCGTATCAACCTTACGTCCCCTTCCATGCCAGAAAGCGCAAATCCCGTTACCCTTACACGCGCTCTCGCAGGCGGGACGGTATGGTTTTTGGAGCAATGGGCTGTAGAGATGCGGGAGATTATGAGTCGCCGCTAGTGGTACCAAAAGGGCGGAGAGTGGAGATTAGGGAGACGCCATTCGTGTTAAAGGATGACGATGAAGACCACCGCGTGGATGAAGCGGCTGAGGAGTTTATTCAGAGCTTTTACAAGCAGCTGAGGTTGCAGAAATGGTTGGCTGTCCTGGAAGCAGCTGATCAGTATGGCTAA